The DNA region TTCCGGCACCAAATCCTCTATTGCTACCATCTCTATTTGTCTTCTTGCATCTCTTTTCCTTTTGGTGATCACTTCTTTCACCTCCAAAAAAAAATCCAAGTAATCCCTATTTTTATTATACCAGGATTACTTGGACTTTGTCGACAGTCTGAAATAAGTCACAGATAACTGTGACTTATTTTTTGTTTATTTCAAAAATTATTTGATTATATAATATACCTATGAATTCAGAAAATAAGAATATATAATAAATGGGTTATGAATCCTGCAATGATACCAGCAATTGTATGTGAAAGGATTGCTTTACTTGCAAGGTTTCTCGCTTTTAAAGAATCCATCATTGCTATATGAGTGGAAAGATATCCGCTCCACGTCATTCCAATAGCGGTTAAAACAGCTATATCATTTGGATGTATGGAATTTGTTTCTATAAATTTGGGAATTAAAGCTAATGCTGCTCCAGTTGAGCCTAAAGAGGTTAATGGAAAAGCTATTAATTTAGGCGATTTGAATCCAAATAAAAAATTTAAAATAAAATCCAATTTTGATCCTATCCATTGCAAAATTGGGACACCTTCATATGGTAATCCCTGATATCCAATTAAGGGATCTTTAGGTCCATTGGTAAACATCATTACAATAGTACTTATTATTAATACTCCAGGTATTATTGATAATCCTAAATCTACACCTGTTTTACCACCTTCAAGTAAAGCATCTATTAGCCTTGATATTACACTTCCTTTTGTTGCATTCCAATATTCAACATTCTCTAAATGTTGAACATGTTTAAAATCTTTATAATATTTTTTTGTATAAATAGAAAAAATCCTTACACTAATAATACTACCAATTACAGCACCAAAATTACCTAATAATACAGGCAGAAAAAGATTTTCTCCCATATTAGATGATTGTGCAATCATAAATGTTGTTACAATTAAGCCCATACCAAAAGATGTCCCTAAATTACATAATAAAGGAATTTGCCACTTTTCAAAATATTTTGTAAATTGTTTATCCTGAGCTAAAGATAATATTGCAGGATTATCAGATAAATATGTGGTCAAAATTCCAAGAGCAGAAGCTCCCGGGAGATTATATAAAGGTTTCATTAATTTAGAGAGTAATTTATTTAAAAGAAATACAACACCAAATTCTGATAACACATTACCAAATGCGCTCGTCAAAACTGCAACAGCCATTATAAAAAATACAGTATTTAACAATAAATCATGCGCTGTAGACATCAAAGTTTTAAAAAAATTGCTTAATCCCATATAATTCATTACAGGAAAAAAGATCAGAGAAGATATAATTAAAAACAAAAATGGTTCTCTGAGTTTGTCTTTTAACACAATTTCTTTTTCTTCCATAATAAACCTCCCGGCATATTGAATTTTTAAAATTGAATTTTCAAACAAAATATATTATAATAGATATGAAAATTTTTTCAAAGTTTAAATTTGACGATTTATGGTTTTTGAGTCCAAATAATACTATTTTTTCATTGATATAACAATAAATTTAATTAAAGCTTCAAATTTAAATAACTTATTTCTGTTAAAATATAATTACAATAAACGGAGGCGTGTTCCGAATTGGCTAAGGAGCCGGTCTCGAAAACCGGTGAGGGTTATACCCTCGTGTGGGTTCGAGTCCCACCGCCTCCGCCATTTTTTTATACATTATGGTTATATATTATGGTGGGAGGGTTTAGCAATGAAAAAATTAAAGGAATTATATGAATTTCTCATCGAAAAAGTCGAAAAGGGGAAAATAAACTATGCTATTCCGAAAAGATGGATGCCAGATGATTATGAAGGAAATATAAGATTGAAAGGAAGAACATTTGTTGTAAATCCATATGAATATTTTTCAAAAATAATAGAAAAAATACTAAATAACGCAGACGAAAATAATGATTATTCCAAACCTTTATCTTTTATAACAAAGGAAAAAACAACACAGTGGTTAAAAAAATCAATTATATATAGTGCTCATGTTAGAATGACCTCTGCTTACCAGCACGATATTAACTCTGCTTATTTTAAACCCGATGATGATCTTGGATATAGAGAAAGTGGCACCTTTCTAAAAATGATAGCTTTACTACCATATTTAAAACAATACAATGTTGATACAATTTATTTATTACCAATAACACAGTCCAGCAACAAATTTAAAAAAGGTGAAGTTGGTTCTCCCTATGCAGTAAAAAGTTTTCATCATGTTGAAAATGATTATCATGACCCATTGTTGACACGTTTCACTCCAGATGAAGAATTTTCTGCTTTCGTTGAAGCTGCACATATGTTAGGGATGAGAATAATATTAGATTTTATTCCGAGGACAGCCTCAAGAGACAATAATCTAATTTTGGAACATCCAGATTGGTTTTATTGGATTGATATAAAAGAATTATCTTCATACAAACCCCCGAAAATTGAGAATCTTGATTTTGAACAACCATCTATAGAAAATCTTCCCATTTTATACTCTAATGCTGATGTAAAAAAGCATTTGAAAAAGTTCAGATGGGCACCCAACATCACAAACCCCGAAAAATGGGAAAATTTTGTAAAAGCTAATAAAAATAACCCTGATTTTTTGGAAGAAATTGTCAAAGAATTTAAAATTATTACTGTTCCTGGTTTTTCTGATTGGATAAATGATCCACAACCAACATGGGATGATGTAACTTTTTTGAGATTATATCTAAGCCATCCAAAAGAAGCTGAAAAATATCTGGAAAATCCTGAAAAACAACCACCATATGTTTTATATGACGTTGTAAAATCAAGTAAATTCCCTGGAACGCAAAAAAACGAGAAATTATGGGATATGATTTCCAATATTATGCCATATTTTCAGAAAAATTTTGGCATAGATGGCGCAAGGCTCGACATGGGGCATGCATTACCTAAAGAATTAGAACATAGAATCATTTCAAATGCAAAAAATTATGACCCGTCATTTGCAATTATCGCTGAAGAATTAGCTATGGACAATCATAAGAAAGCTAAACTAAGCGGTTATGATGCTATTTTAGGAAATACATGGTGGGCAGAACCTAGACATAAAGAAAGCTGGTTTATAAAAACTGTTAGAGATATTATGCCAAATTTAGAACTCCCGTCATTTGCGACATCAGAAACTCCAGATTCTCCAAGAGCTGTAACAAGAGACGGTAAAGAATTATTTTCAAAATTATCAGCAGTTGTAAATACGTTTATGCCAAATGGAATTACCGTTATAAATTCAGGAAGTGAAATTTTTGAAAAACAACCTATGAATTTAGGGCTCGATTTTGAAAAACCAGAAGAGGCGAGATATAAGTATTTAAAACCTACAGATCCGTTTTATGGAAAATTAGCATTTTTTGATTATTATGCCCTTCACTGGGATGTGGACAAACATATGGTTAGATTATTAACCGTTCTTGGAAAAATAAAGAAAGAATATATTGATTTAATAACAAATATAAGCAATTATAGATATATTGAGCATATGGATAAAGTATTTTCAATTTTTTACTGGAATGGAAATAATGGCTTATTAATACCTGTTAATCTGAATTTTGATAAAGCAATATCTTTTGGTGTGGATTTAGGTTATCATACATGGCGAGGAAATCATAGAATTAGTTTATTACTGGAAAATTATAGAAAATGTGATTTTAAATGGGATGAAGGCGCATGGCTTAATGTGAATTTGAATCCTGGAGAAGCTAAGATATATCTTGTAGAATAAAACAAATGCCCTTATATAAGGGCATTTGTTTTATTAAATTATAAATTTAGTAATTTAGACATTAAACCATTATTTATTAAAATAATATTATTTTCATCAATAATGACAAAATTAAAATAACTATCACCAAACTCTTTTCTTTTAATAGTTTTATCTTTTGTGTCAAAGATAATAAAATTATTTCCAGATAAAATATATAATTTGTTTCCATATTTTTTTATTAAACTGCTATCACCATAAGCTTTTATTTTGTATCTTTTAACGTTCCCACTATTAATTGAAACTTCAAATAAATCGCCAAAATTTGTAGTAAAATATGAATTGTTAATATAATAAATGATATTCGAATTAATTTTCGGCTTATAATCTTTAAATTTATAATAATTTTCTAAATTTATAAATATTTCTGATTTATCTTTGGTATTTTGAATATAAAAAAAATTGTTTATGCTAAAAAGAATTTTTTCGTTGTAATAAATAGGAAACCCATATTTTATGTATTTCGGATCTTTTATAATAAAAGCGGTTTTTATAGGAATTACCTTTTTCACATAAGGTAATTTTTCCTCATCATGAGATATAATAACTTTGATAATAGTATCTTTTGTTTTCTTGAAATAAAAATAATCGTTATTATTTAAAGGATATATTTTTAAGTATTCATAAGCTGATATATAAGTATCTAAATATAAGGAAAACTCATTTATTTGAATATTTCCAGAATTTTCAATAATCATTTCACCTAATGATGGTAAATAATTTTTATCTTGATATAAAACTATAAATTTATTATCAGTTATTTTCCCTTTTAAAATTATAAACTTATAATCAAAATTTATTTTTTTTAGAACTTTACCTTTTAAATTTAACATATATAAATTAGAATTATTGGTTGTTAATATTAGTTTATCTTCTAAAGGTATAAAACTTAAAACGTTTGAATCAAAATTTTTTTCCCAATTTTTTTTTAAATTTTTTGAAAATGAATATAATTTATTATTTCTAAATCCTACATATATATTCCCTTTATTATCCTTAAACATATAAGATGAATTAATAAGATTTTTAAAAGAATACATTTTTTTTACAGATGTGTTTTTTATTATATATATCGAGGGTATAAGTAAAATAAATATAAAGATAATTAAAAAAAGATTTTTTCTCATTGAAAATAGCCTCCTTCATTTTAACGAAAAAAGATTTACTATTATATGAATTCCTGATAATATATATATATCTTTTACATAAGTATAGAAAATCAATGTGAAAAATTGATATAAAAATGTAAATTCAAAAAGTTTAAAATTATATGGTATTTTAAAAGTTTGTATTGAATAGTGAGACAATGTAAAGGCTAATGATAAAGCTATATAAATTAATAAAATATTGTATTTTTTTTCTTTAAACGAATTAAAAAGATACGCTTTAAAAAAGTATTCTTCACTAACGCCACCAATAATCAGAGTAAAAAAAAGAGCTTTTCTAATGAAAAAATACTTTAAATAAAAATAAACTATAATTATTAAAAGAATAATATAAAATGGAATATAAAACTTTTTAAGTTTAAAAGTTTTTTTTATTTCATTTTTTATGGATGGTTTCTTTAAAAATGAAATTATTAATAACGATTCGATAACAAATATTATATAAAAACCGTTGCTAAAAAAGTTATAATAGGTATTTAGATCATATATTTTAGATAAATTTTTTATAAATATAGAACCTAAAATATATATAGTCATATTAATATAGTCAATAATATCTTTCATATTATCACCTTAAAAATAAAAATTTGCAATAAAATGCGTAGGGGAAAAAACTTTTTTATTTTTATTATAAAATAGTGGTAATAATAAAAATTCCTTATTATAAGATTCAAAGCTATTTAAAAATATGCTTCATCTATGTGTTAGTTTTAAAATATCAGCTGTTCCGCCGCCGCCGCCCGTTCCTTGAATACCTTGTACAGTGCCCTGAATAGTTATAGTATTATTATAACGCTCCGAATAACTACCAGCATCAACTGTAGTAGATGTATTTCCATTCCCCAGAATTTTGTTATTATTTGCCGCATAATACGAACCATTTGCAGTGCCTGTAGATAAATATACAGCATTCATAAAATCCCCTCCTTGGATAAATTTGCATCATCCGGATGAATACATTATTATTATATACTTAAAAAGTAAAAAAAAAAAAAAAGTTATAGTTAATAATTAGTAAAATTTATAACATATTAATATTTTATTATATTTTAATTACTAAATGTTATAAAAAAATATCAATATATTATCTTTATATTAGAATTATTAAATTTATATTATAAATGTTTTATAAATAATTGGCAAAAAACTTTGAGATGACTTGATTCATCAAACAACTACAAAAAAATAATTGTTTACCTGACAACAATAAAAGTAGCAAAAATATTAAAAAGAACAAAAAGCAGGAATATATATTGTATAAAGAAAGAATAAAAAAAGATGAAAAAATGGATAAAAAATAATTTAGTATAAAAAAACAAAAAAATCCCCGAAAAATCGGGGATTTTCGTGGTGGCCAGGGACAGAATCGAACTGTCGACACCTGGATTTTCAGTCCAGTGCTCTACCAACTGAGCTACCTGGCCGCTAATAAAATGGTGGGTGCTGCAGGGATCGAACCTACGACCTTCTGCTTGTAAGGCAGACGCTCTCCCAGCTGAGCTAAGCACCCACTCGTTTTTTCTGGCGCCCCCAACGGGATTTGAACCCGTGCCTTTG from Marinitoga sp. 1197 includes:
- a CDS encoding CD0519/CD1768 family membrane protein → MEEKEIVLKDKLREPFLFLIISSLIFFPVMNYMGLSNFFKTLMSTAHDLLLNTVFFIMAVAVLTSAFGNVLSEFGVVFLLNKLLSKLMKPLYNLPGASALGILTTYLSDNPAILSLAQDKQFTKYFEKWQIPLLCNLGTSFGMGLIVTTFMIAQSSNMGENLFLPVLLGNFGAVIGSIISVRIFSIYTKKYYKDFKHVQHLENVEYWNATKGSVISRLIDALLEGGKTGVDLGLSIIPGVLIISTIVMMFTNGPKDPLIGYQGLPYEGVPILQWIGSKLDFILNFLFGFKSPKLIAFPLTSLGSTGAALALIPKFIETNSIHPNDIAVLTAIGMTWSGYLSTHIAMMDSLKARNLASKAILSHTIAGIIAGFITHLLYILIF
- a CDS encoding alpha-amylase family glycosyl hydrolase, with product MKKLKELYEFLIEKVEKGKINYAIPKRWMPDDYEGNIRLKGRTFVVNPYEYFSKIIEKILNNADENNDYSKPLSFITKEKTTQWLKKSIIYSAHVRMTSAYQHDINSAYFKPDDDLGYRESGTFLKMIALLPYLKQYNVDTIYLLPITQSSNKFKKGEVGSPYAVKSFHHVENDYHDPLLTRFTPDEEFSAFVEAAHMLGMRIILDFIPRTASRDNNLILEHPDWFYWIDIKELSSYKPPKIENLDFEQPSIENLPILYSNADVKKHLKKFRWAPNITNPEKWENFVKANKNNPDFLEEIVKEFKIITVPGFSDWINDPQPTWDDVTFLRLYLSHPKEAEKYLENPEKQPPYVLYDVVKSSKFPGTQKNEKLWDMISNIMPYFQKNFGIDGARLDMGHALPKELEHRIISNAKNYDPSFAIIAEELAMDNHKKAKLSGYDAILGNTWWAEPRHKESWFIKTVRDIMPNLELPSFATSETPDSPRAVTRDGKELFSKLSAVVNTFMPNGITVINSGSEIFEKQPMNLGLDFEKPEEARYKYLKPTDPFYGKLAFFDYYALHWDVDKHMVRLLTVLGKIKKEYIDLITNISNYRYIEHMDKVFSIFYWNGNNGLLIPVNLNFDKAISFGVDLGYHTWRGNHRISLLLENYRKCDFKWDEGAWLNVNLNPGEAKIYLVE
- a CDS encoding CPBP family glutamic-type intramembrane protease, with translation MKDIIDYINMTIYILGSIFIKNLSKIYDLNTYYNFFSNGFYIIFVIESLLIISFLKKPSIKNEIKKTFKLKKFYIPFYIILLIIIVYFYLKYFFIRKALFFTLIIGGVSEEYFFKAYLFNSFKEKKYNILLIYIALSLAFTLSHYSIQTFKIPYNFKLFEFTFLYQFFTLIFYTYVKDIYILSGIHIIVNLFSLK